In Anser cygnoides isolate HZ-2024a breed goose chromosome Z, Taihu_goose_T2T_genome, whole genome shotgun sequence, a genomic segment contains:
- the DNAJA1 gene encoding dnaJ homolog subfamily A member 1, producing the protein MVKETTYYDVLGVKPNASAEELKKAYRKLALKYHPDKNPNEGEKFKQISQAYEVLSDPKKRELYDKGGEQAIKEGGSGSGFGSPMDIFDMFFGGGGRMQRERRGKNVVHQLSVSLEDMYNGATRKLALQKNVICDKCEGRGGKKGAVECCPNCRGTGMQIRIHQIGPGMVQQIQSVCMECQGHGERISPKDRCKSCTGRKIVREKKILEVHIDKGMKDGQKITFHGEGDQEPGLEPGDIIIVLDQKDHSVFTRRDEDLLLSMDIQLVEALCGFQKPITTLDNRTIIITSHPGQVVKHGAIKCVLNEGMPIYRRPYEKGRLIIEFRVNFPESGFLSSDKLSSLEKLLPMRQEIEETEEMEQVDLVDFDPSQKRKHHYNGEVYEDDEHHPRGGVQCQTS; encoded by the exons ATGGTGAAGGAGACGACGTACTACGACGTGCTGGGCGTGAAGCCCAACGCGTCGGCGGAGGAGCTGAAGAAGGCGTACCGCAAGCTGGCGCTGAAGTACCACCCCGACAAGAACCCCAACGAGGGCGAGAAG TTCAAGCAGATCTCGCAGGCGTACGAGGTGCTGTCGGACCCGAAGAAGCGGGAGCTGTACGACAAAGGCGGCGAGCAGGCCATCAAGGAGGGCGGCTCGGGCTCGGGCTTCGGGTCCCCCATGGACATCTTCGACATGTTCttcggcggcggcgggaggatGCAGAGGGAGAGGCGAG gcAAAAATGTGGTCCATCAGCTATCAGTCAGTTTAGAGGATATGTATAATGGTGCAACTAGGAAACTTGCGCTGCAAAAGAACGTTATCTGTGACAAATGTGAAG GCCGTGGTGGTAAGAAGGGCGCGGTGGAGTGCTGTCCGAACTGCAGAGGAACAGGCATGCAAATCCGAATTCACCAGATCGGGCCGGGCATGGTGCAGCAAATCCAGTCCGTGTGCATGGAGTGCCAGGGGCATGGGGAGCGCATCAGCCCCAAGGACCGCTGTAAGAGCTGCACTGGCAGAAAAATTgttagagagaagaaaatactagAAGTTCACATTGACAAAG GAATGAAGGATGGTCAGAAAATAACATTCCATGGTGAAGGGGACCAAGAGCCAGGACTAGAACCAGGGGATATTATTATTGTCTTGGATCAAAAAGACCACTCTGTATTTACAAG ACGGGATGAAGACCTTCTTCTGTCTATGGATATACAGCTGGTTGAAGCACTGTGTGGCTTTCAAAAGCCTATCACAACGCTGGATAACCGAACCATTATTATTACCTCCCATCCTG GCCAGGTTGTCAAGCATGGGGCTATTAAGTGTGTGTTGAATGAAGGCATGCCGATTTATCGCAGACCATATGAAAAAGGACGTCTTATCATCGAGTTCAGA GTGAACTTCCCAGAGAGTGGCTTCCTCTCCTCAGATAAGCTGTCCTCACTTGAAAAACTGCTACCTATGAGGCAGGAAATAGAAGAAACTGAGGAAATGGAGCAAGTGGATTTAGTGGACTTTGATCcatctcagaaaagaaaacatcactaTAATGGAGAAGTCTACGAAGATGATGAGCACCACCCTAGAGGTGGTGTTCAATGTCAGACATCATAA